TGAGCAGCAGGTCGAGATTCACTCGGCGCCTGCCAGCACGTGGCGGGCGCGAAGCTCGGCGTACACCGGATCGGTTTCCGGACGCACTTCGTGCCACTGCTGGAAGCTGCTGGCGGCCTGCTCCACCAGCATGCCCAGGCCATCGACCCTGTTGCGGCAGTTCATGGCGCGGGCCCAGGCAAGGAAGGCAATGGCGGCCTCACCGTAGTTCAGGTCCACCGCCGTGGTCATGCTGTTGACCAGCGACATCGGCAGGACGAAGTTGGCGGTGGGATCGCGGCCGGCCGAGGTGGCGTTGACGATCAGCTCGAAGTCGCCAAGCTCGTGCAGGTCTTCCCAGCGCCGGGTCTTGGCGCGGCCGGGTTCGCCGATGGCGTCCACCAGTTCGTCGGCGCGCTCCGAGGTACGGTTGACCACCATCAACTCCAGGATGCCGGCATCGAGCAGGGCCGGGGCCACGCTGCGTGCCGAGCCACCCGCGCCCAGCATCAGCACGCGGCGGCCACGCAGGTCCAGCAGGTGGCGTTCGGTCAGGTCGCGCACCAGGCCGACGCCGTCGGTGGTGTCGCCGTGCCAGCTGTCGCCCTTGCGCAGCAGGGTGTTGACCGAACCGGCCAGCTTGGCGCGCGAGGTGAAGGTCCTGCACAGCGCAAACGCCACTTCCTTCAGCGGCGCGGTCACGTTGGCGCCCATGCCACCGTTGGCGGCGAACGCTTCAAGCACGGCCGAAAACTCGGCGGCACTGGCTTCAATGGCCTCGTACTCCATCGCGATGCCTTCCTGCCGCGCGAACGCGGTGTGGATGTGCGGCGACAGCGAGTGGGCGATGGGCTGGCCGAATACGGCGTAACGGGCGGTCATGGGTGTCTTAAACTCCGGCCTGGATTGAAACGCAAACCCCAATGGAAGCGACTATGCGCACTCCCTTGTCTCTGCTCGCGCTGAGCCTGAGTTTACTCTTCGCACCGGGCGCGATGGCGCTTTCCGAGTTCGGCATCGAGGGCATGGGCGTGGTCTCGACCAAGGCCAATGAAGCCCAAGCCACGATCTCACCCGACGGGCAGCGGATCGTGTGGGCCAGCGACCGGGCCGGCGGCGCCGGGGGCTGGGACCTGTGGCAGGCCCGCCTGCGGGATGGGCGCTGGCAGGACCCGGAGCCGCTGGCGGTGAACACCGGCGCCGACGAAACCGACCCCTATTTCAGCCATGACGGGAAAGCCCTGTTTTTCGCTTCGAACCGACCGGGTGGACGCGGGGGATTCGACCTGTACCGGCTGGCGGTGCTGGCGGACGGTGGATTTGGTCCGATGGCGGCGCTGCCGGTGTCGATCAACACGCGTGCGGACGAGCGTCGCCCTGCCCTGCGCCCGGACGGGCGGGTGCTGTTGTTCGCGCGCAATGGCAAGGGCGCCCGGGGCGGGTTTGATCTGTATCGGGCCGAGGTGGCCGGTAGCGGTTTTGCGGAAGCCTCGGCGTTGCCGGCGCCGCTGAACAGTGCGGCCGATGAGCTGGGTGCGGAATGGCTGGGGAACGACGGGGCGCTGGCGCTGACCCGCGTGGCCGATGGGCACTCGCAGGTGTGGGTGGTGGGGTGCGATCACGCGCAGGCGGCGGTGCCATTGGGGCTGTCGTTCAATACCGCCGAGGGGCAGACCGGGGCGCCGGTGGTGGATGTATCCAAGCCGGGGGAGCTGATGATGGCCGGGCAGGCGCGGTCGCCGAAGGCGGGTGGGTTGGATCTGTATCGGATGCGGGCGCCGGGGGTTTCTGGCTGCACCGTCCGGTGAGGCGTGGTTCAACCCGCGCGCAACAACGCGGCGCGCTGCTGTTCGTACTCGGCTTCGCTGATCTCGCCGTTGTCCTTGCGCCGGTTCAATGCGGCGAGGTCGGCCTGCACGGCCGGCGACAGGTTGGCTTCACGCGCCAGGCGGGCGGCCGCCGAGGGTTGCTCCGGCGCGCGCTTCGACGCACGCACCGCGCTGCGGATGACCAGGGCGATCACCACCGCGAACACCGTTACCCCGGTGCCCCAGGTCAGCCACTGTACCCATCCCATCGTCTGCATCGTCGTCGTCCTCGATTCCTGTTGGGGCGTATTGTCAGCGTTCGCGCAGCCAACGCGCCACCTGCGGCGCGAAATAGGTCAGCACGCCATCGGCGCCGGCACGCTTGAACCCGATCAGCGACTCCAGCACGCAGGCGCGTTCGTCCAGCCATCCGTTGGCGAAGGCGGCCTTCATCATCGCGTACTCGCCGCTCACCTGGTACGCAAACGTCGGCACGCCGAACTGCTGCTTCACCCGGCGCACCAGGTCCAGGTAGGGCATGCCCGGCTTGACCATCACCATGTCCGCGCCCTCTTCCAGGTCCAGCGCAATCTCGCGCAGGGCCTCGTCACCATTGGCCGGGTCCATCTGGTAGGTCTTCTTGTCGGCCTTGCCGAGGCTGGCCGAGCTGCCCACCGCGTCGCGGAACGGGCCGTAGAACGCCGAGGCGTACTTGGCCGAGTAGGCCATGATGCGCACGTTGACGTGGTTGGCCGCGTCCAGCGCGCGGCGGATCGCGCCGATGCGGCCGTCCATCATGTCCGACGGCGAGACGATGTCCACGCCGGCTTCAGCGTGCGACAGCGACTGCTTGACCAGCGCGGCGACAGTGATGTCGTTGAGCACGTACCCCTTGTCGTCGATGATCCCGTCCTGGCCATGCGTGGTGTACGGGTCCAGCGCCACGTCGGTCATCACCCCCAGCTCGGGGAAGCGCGACTTCAGCGCGCGGATCGCCCGCTGCGCCAGGCCGTTCTCGTCCCATGCCGCAGCGGCGTCCAGCGACTTGCCGGCCGGGTCGATCACCGGGAACAGGTCGATCACCGGAATGCCCAGCTCCAGCGCTTCCTCGGCCACCTTCAGCAGCTCGTCGATGGATAGGCGCTCCACGCCCGG
This portion of the Stenotrophomonas aracearum genome encodes:
- the aroE gene encoding shikimate dehydrogenase, which produces MTARYAVFGQPIAHSLSPHIHTAFARQEGIAMEYEAIEASAAEFSAVLEAFAANGGMGANVTAPLKEVAFALCRTFTSRAKLAGSVNTLLRKGDSWHGDTTDGVGLVRDLTERHLLDLRGRRVLMLGAGGSARSVAPALLDAGILELMVVNRTSERADELVDAIGEPGRAKTRRWEDLHELGDFELIVNATSAGRDPTANFVLPMSLVNSMTTAVDLNYGEAAIAFLAWARAMNCRNRVDGLGMLVEQAASSFQQWHEVRPETDPVYAELRARHVLAGAE
- the hemB gene encoding porphobilinogen synthase encodes the protein MAHPDYRPRRMRHDEFSRRLMRENTLTTDDLIYPVFVHELAGRAPVASMPGVERLSIDELLKVAEEALELGIPVIDLFPVIDPAGKSLDAAAAWDENGLAQRAIRALKSRFPELGVMTDVALDPYTTHGQDGIIDDKGYVLNDITVAALVKQSLSHAEAGVDIVSPSDMMDGRIGAIRRALDAANHVNVRIMAYSAKYASAFYGPFRDAVGSSASLGKADKKTYQMDPANGDEALREIALDLEEGADMVMVKPGMPYLDLVRRVKQQFGVPTFAYQVSGEYAMMKAAFANGWLDERACVLESLIGFKRAGADGVLTYFAPQVARWLRER
- a CDS encoding SHOCT domain-containing protein — encoded protein: MQTMGWVQWLTWGTGVTVFAVVIALVIRSAVRASKRAPEQPSAAARLAREANLSPAVQADLAALNRRKDNGEISEAEYEQQRAALLRAG
- a CDS encoding TolB family protein, which produces MRTPLSLLALSLSLLFAPGAMALSEFGIEGMGVVSTKANEAQATISPDGQRIVWASDRAGGAGGWDLWQARLRDGRWQDPEPLAVNTGADETDPYFSHDGKALFFASNRPGGRGGFDLYRLAVLADGGFGPMAALPVSINTRADERRPALRPDGRVLLFARNGKGARGGFDLYRAEVAGSGFAEASALPAPLNSAADELGAEWLGNDGALALTRVADGHSQVWVVGCDHAQAAVPLGLSFNTAEGQTGAPVVDVSKPGELMMAGQARSPKAGGLDLYRMRAPGVSGCTVR